One genomic window of Halobellus limi includes the following:
- a CDS encoding DUF1405 domain-containing protein: MGESPDGPTERRGWRARLRRPFPERWVQYYLGNGASLGWLLVVDGAAFLLGVSFYVHSDPSLNDLSSLAYPLFGDSPTALALATLSVATLLPNLGRRVTEAPSNRLLALLHTLAFVWLVKYGLWTAIALNLRPDLYVGFTPALLWEYWGILITHLFFLLQAAVIPYYGETTREALAAALVFLLLNDAFDYGLGLYPPLRYEAGPLLAGITVALSVAVVGYAAWAFDRHQSGSDGGAAE, translated from the coding sequence ATGGGCGAGTCGCCTGACGGACCGACGGAACGCCGCGGGTGGCGGGCGCGACTCAGACGCCCGTTCCCCGAGCGCTGGGTGCAGTATTACCTCGGCAACGGCGCGAGCCTCGGATGGCTGCTCGTCGTCGACGGCGCGGCCTTCCTCCTCGGCGTGAGTTTCTACGTGCACTCGGACCCCTCGCTGAACGACCTCAGTTCGCTCGCGTACCCGCTGTTCGGCGATTCGCCCACCGCGCTCGCGCTCGCGACGCTCTCGGTGGCGACGCTGCTCCCGAACCTCGGCCGCCGCGTCACCGAGGCCCCCTCGAACCGGCTACTCGCGCTCTTGCACACCCTCGCGTTCGTCTGGCTCGTGAAGTACGGCCTCTGGACGGCCATCGCGCTCAACCTCCGACCGGACCTCTACGTCGGCTTCACGCCGGCGCTGCTGTGGGAGTACTGGGGGATCTTGATCACGCACCTGTTCTTCCTCCTGCAGGCGGCGGTGATCCCGTACTACGGCGAGACGACGCGCGAGGCGCTGGCCGCGGCGCTCGTCTTCCTCCTCCTCAACGACGCCTTCGACTACGGCCTGGGGCTGTACCCGCCGCTCCGATACGAGGCCGGTCCGCTGCTCGCGGGGATCACCGTCGCCCTCTCCGTCGCCGTCGTCGGATACGCCGCGTGGGCGTTCGACCGACACCAATCGGGTTCCGACGGCGGAGCGGCGGAGTGA
- the gpmI gene encoding 2,3-bisphosphoglycerate-independent phosphoglycerate mutase encodes MQAALVILDGWGLGDHDRRDAVKAASTPNFDRLAETGAYGTLDVSGRNVGLPEGQMGNSEVGHLNIGAGRVVKQAYTRIEDAIAEGTFRTNDAIASAFDHVEETGGRVHCMGLLSDGGVHSEQGHLHALIEVAADRGVDAVTHAFTDGRDTDPYGGEGYLETLEGVVEECGTGGVATVSGRYYAMDRDRNWERTKRAYDAIVGREADHEAASAVAAVRESYERGDTDEFVEPTLVEDRPALEDGDAVLFFNFRPDRARQLVRLLADIDPEWPFETDPPETRIVTMTEYDETFDLPVAFPPEEPTDTLGATLSAAGKTQLRIAESEKYAHVTYFLNGGREVEFDGEIRRIVESPDVPTYDLQPEMSAAEVTDTALELIDAEDPDALVLNYANPDMVGHTGDFEAAVEAVEAVDEQLGRLVAAVREAGGHVLVTADHGNADDMGTADEPHTAHTTNPVPFVYLTPGGDDGGRRVRSGGSLCDIAPTLLELMGVEKPATMTGESLLE; translated from the coding sequence ATGCAGGCAGCGCTCGTCATCCTCGACGGCTGGGGCCTCGGGGACCACGACCGACGCGACGCGGTGAAGGCGGCGTCGACGCCGAACTTCGATCGACTCGCCGAGACCGGCGCCTACGGCACGCTCGACGTCTCCGGGCGGAACGTCGGCCTCCCGGAGGGACAGATGGGCAACAGCGAGGTCGGCCACCTCAACATCGGCGCGGGCCGCGTCGTCAAGCAGGCGTACACGCGCATCGAGGACGCCATCGCCGAGGGCACGTTCCGGACGAACGACGCCATCGCCTCGGCGTTCGACCACGTCGAGGAGACCGGCGGCCGCGTCCACTGTATGGGGCTCCTGAGCGACGGCGGCGTCCACTCCGAGCAGGGCCACCTCCACGCCCTGATCGAGGTCGCGGCCGACCGCGGCGTCGACGCCGTCACCCACGCGTTCACCGACGGCCGCGACACCGATCCCTACGGCGGCGAGGGGTACCTCGAAACGCTCGAAGGCGTCGTCGAGGAGTGCGGAACGGGCGGCGTCGCGACCGTCTCCGGGCGGTACTACGCGATGGACCGCGATCGGAACTGGGAGCGGACGAAGCGCGCCTACGACGCCATCGTCGGCCGCGAGGCCGACCACGAGGCCGCCTCGGCCGTCGCCGCCGTTCGGGAATCGTACGAGCGCGGCGACACCGACGAGTTCGTCGAGCCGACGCTCGTCGAGGATCGACCGGCCCTCGAAGACGGCGACGCGGTGCTGTTCTTCAACTTCCGACCGGACCGCGCGCGCCAGCTCGTCCGGCTCCTCGCGGACATCGACCCCGAGTGGCCCTTCGAGACCGATCCACCGGAGACGCGGATCGTCACGATGACCGAGTACGACGAGACGTTCGACCTCCCGGTGGCCTTCCCGCCCGAGGAACCGACAGACACGCTCGGCGCGACGCTCTCTGCCGCCGGAAAGACGCAGCTGAGAATCGCCGAGTCCGAGAAGTACGCCCACGTCACGTACTTCCTCAACGGCGGTCGCGAGGTGGAGTTCGACGGCGAGATCCGCCGGATCGTCGAGAGCCCCGACGTGCCGACGTACGATCTCCAGCCGGAGATGAGCGCCGCCGAGGTGACCGACACGGCGCTGGAACTCATCGACGCCGAGGACCCCGACGCGCTCGTGCTCAACTACGCGAACCCGGATATGGTCGGCCACACCGGCGACTTCGAGGCGGCCGTCGAGGCCGTCGAGGCCGTCGACGAACAGCTCGGCCGGCTGGTCGCGGCGGTGCGGGAGGCGGGCGGCCACGTCCTCGTCACGGCCGACCACGGCAACGCCGACGATATGGGCACCGCCGACGAGCCGCACACTGCCCACACCACGAACCCGGTTCCGTTCGTCTACCTGACGCCCGGCGGCGACGACGGCGGCCGGCGGGTCCGTTCGGGCGGATCCCTCTGCGACATCGCGCCGACGCTCCTGGAACTGATGGGCGTCGAGAAACCGGCGACGATGACGGGCGAGTCGCTCCTGGAGTGA